The genomic stretch CCGCCTCCTCTGCTTCCCTGCCAGGCAACTGTCGCACAGCTCGCTGACATGCTGGATCGCCGGCAGCCCTGTCACCATCTTCCCAAGACGGCCCAGCGCGTCGAAACTGAGGTGGCCGAACCGGCCATGCCACAGCCAGGGCTCCTCCTTGCACGACGCCGCCAAACATACGGGCTGCTCTACCTTCAAATCTAGAAGATAGAGTCGGTTACGGGAGCGCGATACCTTGGCGAGAAGACGCCGCTCCCTGTCCCTGATCCGCAACACCCCGTCGCGAATCAGGACCTCGCTGCCGCGTTCGTCCAACTGTCCCAGGCTGACGATGCTGGTGCGCAGCTGAGGGATGAAGTAGACATCCGTCAAGGCACGGTGCTCGCCGTTCCGGCACCGGAAGAGGACGGTGCCGCGGCCGCGAATCTGCACCTTTGAgccatccccgaacttcacgctTCCGGTGGCTGACTCGTCGAGGTTAGAGAAGGCGGTGCGGCTCCCTGTCATGTGGTTGCTCGCACCTGAGTCGAGGTACCACCTCTACTCCAGCTCTTCACCGTCCGCTCCAAGGAGGACGCGCGCGCGAGACTCGTCAAGCTCGACGGCCTGCGGCGCAGTCCcctgctccgcctccgcctcccctGCTTCGCCTTCCTGCAGCGCGCAATACTCCCCCATCAACAGAGCGCActcgtcgtcgctgtcgtccCGAGCTAGGTGGGCCTCTTCCTTCTTCTCCGGCTTCTTCTCCGGGCATTCTCGTGCCCAGTGCCCCACCTTCCCGCAACGCCTGCAGGCGTTGGGGTCggtgttcttcttcttcttcttcttgtccgccGGCGGCTTCCCGCGCCCCTTGGCGCCATCACCGCCGCGGCTGGAGGAGCCTTCCCCGGTCTGGCGCTTGTCCTTCATGCGCGCGGTCCACTCCTCTTCCGTCAGGAGTAGCTTGGCCTTCTCCTTCTCCGGTGCCGGCGTGATGCGGCTCTCTGCAACTCGCAGCCGCCCAGCCACGTCCTCCAGAGACAATGTGGAGATGTCCAACATCGTCTCGATGGACATGGCAAGCTGCGAATACTTGGCCGGGACGGTGCACAGCAGCTTGGTGACGAGGTCCTCGTCGTCCACCTTCTTCCCGTAGGTGGCCAGTTGCGTGGCCAGAGATTGAAGACGGAGAGTGTACTCCTCCACCGACTCTCCGGGCTTGAACTTGATGTCGTTGAGCTCCCTGCGGAGCTGCTGGATCCTGGCCCGCTTGGCTCGGTCCGAGCCGACACGCAGCGACTCCAGCATCTCCCAGGCCTGCTTCGCGGTGTCCTTGGCGCCCAGCGCCTCGTGGTACTCCGCCGGCGTCGAGGCCATGAGCGCCTCCATGACTCCCACCTGGGCGTCCTCGGTGCGATCATCTTCCTCAATCGCCCGCCACCACTTCCGCGCGCGCAGCTTCCACTTCATCTGTGTCGCCCACTCACCGTAGTTGGTGCGGGTGAGCATGGGCCAGGAGCTGCTGCCGCCGAACTCCTTCACCACGCGCACCTCCACCTGCGGTGGCGCCGGCTGGAGCTGACGCTCTGAGCCCTCCCCTCCACCGTTCCGAGCCGCACCGTCCGCCATCGCCGGTCGATGGACCTAGCACACGGCTtgtacggctccgataccaattgttaGCACCTGCACACAGGCACCAGGTAAGCAGACCCTGCTCACCTTCCCTCTTCCTCTCCCCTGAcccaaggtagaagatgagccGAGCTcaggcacacacacacacacacggttTCAGTCTTGGCTGAAAACTGAACCCAGGAAATATGTGGCACAACATTACTTAACATGTAGTATGGCCACAATTTTTTCCctctttgtttgtttttttaaagGTGCTTGCAATGTAGACATGGGCTCAAGGGACACCAGAATCATTCTATTCCTCCTGTTAAATTCCTGTGCTtttgcaaagtttttttttatattatatatacataatatcaTATTACCCAGCATCCAGCGTGTTAAGCTGTCACTTTCTAAACTTGGTATGCCCTTAGATGCTCCATGACCTGTGGCACTCAGTCATGCTTCATGGGAGCTCACATTGCACATCTTTTACAGCGCTTGACCTACACAGCACCCTTTTCTCTGCCTTGATGACTGGCTAAGTTCCATAGCTGCAAGTGTTACACCTCCATAGCCATGCGTTGCCTTTCATTGTTGTAACCAAGTTCATTGATGGCTGATTGCTCTTCTAATATTTTAATGTAACTCTTTATTCCTTAAGCAACTTGTCCATCCCTTTATATTCATCTTTTGTAAATTATTGATGACAATCCTGAAGTTTATGTAGATTTATCAGAAAGAGTCCAAGTGGAGAGTCTTCTTGTGCTTGCATCCATTTGTTCTAAGTGCGCTTCCTCTGAAAGTAATAGCTTGGATGAAAGCATCTGTATGCAGCTTCTACTAGGCTTTCCTTCCATTATTCTCCCACTTGCTCATGATAACAAGGTATGCATGTTGCCCCCAATACTTTTTGTGTCTGGTAATCTGTGAGCTAGCTCCTTTTGTTGTCCTGCTTACAGCTTTCTATCTAGATATTGAGCATGTTTATTGTATTTTATGTTGTAGGATATAAGGTCATCTGCGATTAAGTGTATTGAGGGGTTATCTTTGGTGTGGCAGCGCTTGAGCACTTCCATACCGAAAAATGGTCTGTTAGCCttatctttatatttatttccaAGTGGACCAATTCGATGTCGATCTTCATTATCTGATCTAATATATACAGGAAACAACATCAAATTACCTCAATGCTTGTCATCTCCAACTTTTGGTAGTTTCCTTGACTTGTTGGTTAACCAAAAGACCATGATCTCCTCGGACGCAAAATTTCTTCCTGCATATATTTCATCTATGCTGAGCCCATGTAATGATATGCTGGTTCCCGAGAACCTCCATGAAAGGTTGTCCTAGTTTAATTCTTCTACAGATACACTTCTCTTGTGTACTCATTATTAATTGGGGTGTAACACTCTTGTTTCTATTATCAGATTTGACGAACATACAAAGGATACTATTCTTACTTTCATCTTGCGCTCTGCTTTGAAGCTCCCTCCTTACGGAAAGGTTGGTTGATCTGCAATCTCGAGTCAAATCACTAAGTCAGTCTAGCCTACCAACACACTCCCACACACTGTAATTCGTTGACTTAACCCCGATCACCACCACAGAAGCAAATGCATATGCGTGGGCACCTATTTTTGATGGTGGTTGATATTTTGAAACATGTTGCAGTTTATGGTTCTGTCAGTCCTGAAAGGAGTAGGAAGCATCTTATTTCATGCAGAAGATGTGAAGTCTCTGTTCTTTGATCTTCTGGACTGTCGTGATCAGTATCAGAATCAACATAATTGCAAGCAGATCCTATCCACCCATGAAATGCATACCTTATGCTTGCTTTTGGAGGTAAACACATCATCATGATTTGTATATATGTCCATGGATGGTATTATATTTGTCAAGTAGAATAGCCATTATGCATATTTACTGCCGGTCTGCCGCTGTGTATTTTGTAGGTTttgatcacaatgccagatcatgCAAATATTGGTTTTAACATGTTCGAACCTCTGATGAAAGCTTTAAAGGTGAACTAAACCTTCTGTTAAGTACGGATATCAAATTATCTTCTGGACTCAACTAACTGTATAGAACTTTAGGTTGATGCTCCGTCTGCAGGTGATCCTGTTGTTGTGATGCCATGTCTTACTGTCCTGCAGAATCTTCAACCAGGGTTCTTTGATAATTTAAAGACCGATACTaaggttcttttttttttgccttatGTCATCCCACATTACATTTTCTTTATTCTAGAACTGCTTGTTTGGTGTCATTTCAATTATCTGCACATCTTAATAGGAAAAAACTTGGAGTCTTTTTTTTACTGTCTAGGAATTTTTCTTGTATATGCAACTAAATTGTTCTGCATACAGCAATTTGCCATTGGATAATTTACTGAATAAAAGCagcatataatatatttttggcATTGCTAAAGGTTATGTTTGTAGCAAGTGATATTGCTTGTCTTGCGTATCCATTTATGTTAACCCAATAAAAAAATTGTTGGATGTGCAATTGTGCATCCTGTCTTAGTATATCACAATGTCATTTTTATATGACTGATGTATCATGAGCCTATGGAATTTGAGTGCAATTGTGCTAATTGGTATGGGAAATTGTCACATTTCCTGAATTTCTTTCGAATTTGCCACCATTTCTAGTTTTTTTTAGTTCTATACTGTATAACTAGCTAGGTCTCACTTCTTTGTCACATGTTTGGTTCTGATATTATTTATACTTTTGGACATAATTTGATCTTAAATGTTATAATTTCTTACATGTATGTGATGATAAATGAGTTTACTTTGGCATATGTTTGTACCTGTTGAGATTACCATTTCTGCCTGATATATGATTTTTTTGTTTGGAAATTAGTAGATCAGGTAAACATGAACCTTTTAACTATGCTTATTTAGGTAACATGTTTTTGCAGGAAAAAGTTGTTGGACGCCTTATTTCCTTGGTTCGAACTGAGAGTTTGGAAGTTCGAAATGCTGCACGGGATGCTTTACTGCGTATTAATGTTTGTATCTATacccttttctttatttttacaTTTTCCCAAAGACCAATACATCTGTTCTGTTGCTTAACTGTTTCTTTTGTGTCCTGGAATTTATTATCCCTGTATTTGATGTTAACTGTTAATagcatttttatatttttgcttGTGGCAGGTTCATTCTTCCACTTTGGTCAAGTTTATTGAATTAATTTTAGCACTTGATGGCGCAAGAGGACATTCAAAAAGGATAAAGAGAAATGAAGATCGGAATCTTGACATGTTTTGCAGTTTTGAGGAGATATTTGGAGAAAACTCTGTAGCTTCTATTCTTGTTTCtcttctagatatcttgtttcttAAGAAAGATGTGAAGCAAAGGTCTGGAACTACATAACTATTTTTGTGTAGTACCCTATGTTGCCTATGGCTGACATGTAACCCTCATGCAGGTCGTGTTTATTGCAACCTCTTTTCCAGATTCTATCGAAGCTCCTTTCTGATCAATGGGTCTCAGTAATTGTTAGTCAGTATAACAACCAACAAGATACCTCATCTGAAATCCCTGATTTATCCAGTTTTGTAAAAGATGTTCAACACTTGATACTGCTGGCCCTCAAAGATATTACAGATACACTACAATCGGGTCACAATGTACTTGCTTTTGTTATTTTCATTTGATCACTCCAGTTCTTTTGAGGTTCCTTTATTTGTTTGGATTTATGGATTACATATCTTCCTGCAGGATGCAATGTTCAGCAGCTCCAATGTAGGTCTTCTTATTGATTGTGTACGGTCCATCAGCGATGTAGGAACTCGGAATCATTGCTTTTCCTTGATAGCTTCTTTGGGAAAGGCTTGCCCACAACTGGTCTCAGAAAGTATTGTTGATTTGTTTGTCGCTATTGGGGATGCTATTAAACAGGTCTGTTTAAATTTTCTGGGGGCCGTGATCTTTCTGCAGTCCATTATTGACAGACCTTCATTTCAGAATGGAGTTTCTTTTTTAATTCTTTCTTATTCTAGGAGACTTCTTTCTGTGTTTTGATTTATACTACCACAATCATAATATTTGCCTATGTTTATTTTGATTTTGAAATAGATCCACTTTTAATGTATTTTCTCATTTGTTTGTGAAAGTAATGCTACACAGATCCTTTTGGTTTCCTAGTAACACATTTTTTTCCCCTTCCCTCTGATATTTGCAGGATGACAGCCACTCACAACGTGTTTTGGAGGATTTATTATCTGTCTTAGTCCCATGTTGGTTGTCAAGGACCACAAGTATAGAAAAACTTCTTCAGGTTCTCTATAGTTGTCCTTGAAGTTCCTTCCTGTTCTTCATTTTCTTGAACAGCAATGCATTAAAAGGTTGTGCGCCGTTGCTGTTGCAGATATTCATTAAAGCTTTAGCAGATGTGCCTGAACATAGGCGATTGACGCTCATGGTTTACCTCTTAAGGTCGTTTTATATCCTAAGTTCATTAATATTCTCTTGTTTCTTGCTCACTCTGTCCCAAAAAGAATTGCATTTTAGTTTTATCCTAAGTTAAACTATCTTAGGTTTGACTAAGTTTATAGaaagaataacaatatttgtaTACCTAAATAAGtgtcattagattcatcatgaAATGTAGTTTCATGATGTACTTATTTGGTGTCGTAAATGTTAATAATCTTCTATATAGATTTGATCAAACATAAAATAGTTTTGCATAAGACAAACTGACAAAGCTTAAGTGgttctttttgggacggaggtagCATATAGCTAACTAGCTAAATTTATTATACTATTTTCAGGACCTTGGGGAAGGAAAATAGTTTGAGTACTGTGATCATGCATCTATTACACTCATTGGTTGAGCGGATTTCACACTCTTTTTCTGAACATTATGGGAGTGATTGTAGATTGGCTATGTCACAGGAGTGGGAGTATGGATTGGCAGTCAATGTGACCGACCAATTTTCCTATAAATTATGGTTTCCTTGTTTGAGTAAGCTACTAAAAGACATCAGGGTTCATGAGAAGCAAGATCTACATCTTATGCTACATTTGGCAATGAGGCTTATTTTATTTAAGTTGCAAGATACAGAATTGATTTTTGAACTTGATTCTGAGGAAGCTGCTAATTTTATCCAGGTAGCTCATTTGGTTGAACTATTGCTctattagtatttttctctatgctATGTTCTATTTTGCTCCGAGTCTAATTAGTATTTTTTTACTCATTCATTTACTGGCAAGTTAATAGTGAACTCCAGAAATTGTTTAGTCTTTATTTTATGTTTTCTTTTGACTCTTGTAGGGTTCTCTTGGGGCACTTATGGAGGAAGTTGTCTTGTGTGGTGTGTATGCCAGAGATAAAAAAAGAGACGTTTCTAGTGACATTACTAAAGAAGTCAGAGATTTTGCGAATACAATACTCAAAACTATTACAGGGTGGATGAGTGTTTCAACATATTTGACAGGAATTACTCGGCTGTTGGATCATTCAGATAGTCATGTGAAAAGAAAGGTACTTGTTGGTTAGcagaattttttttattctaTTGGTTATGTTGTAATTTTCACTAATTGATTTCCTTGGAAGCTACCTTTTTCCCCATGTGATCTCAATTGATTTGTACTTCTCTACAGACACTTGGGATGTTGTCTGAAATGGCCAGAGGAAACAGTTTGGTCCAGAAGAATCAAAGGAAAGCACGGAAACTGAAGCATATATCTGGCACTACTGCTATCAAAGTAGACAAGAGCTCTGGTCCTTATTTCAGCAAATTGTGCTTAAAGATTCTGGAGTTGATTGACAAAGATGGTGATTCAGACACTTCAGTGAAAATTGCTGCTATTTCTTCGCTTGAAACACTAGCAAAAGAATATCCCTCTGACAATCCTGTTTATAGCAACTGCCTTGCAACAATCATTGATCAAATTGGCTCTGATGAGGCAGCTGTGTCTTCTGCGTTAATTCATACTGTGGGCTCTCTGATAAATGTGGTTGGATCAAAAGCATTACCACAACTCCCATTAATAATGAAAAATATAATGCTAATATCACATCAAATTTCATGTTGCCCTAGTGGAAATTATGCTCATGGTTCCACTAGAACTGCCGCTGAACTTTCTAACCAAGACATAGCTGTGCTGCTATCTGCACTGACAACAATTGAGGTGATTGTGGAAAAGCTGGGTGAATTTGTTAATCCATATTTGAAGGAAATACTTGATCTGGTAGTACTGCATCCTGAATGTAGCACTCAAATGCTTCCCAAATTAGATGCAAAAGCAGCACATGTTCGAGACCTACTGACTGTAAAAGTTCCAGTATGTTCCATCGAAATTTATTCAGTTCTTTTCTTTTGTCATATGATGAAACATATGTGCCTATTTTTCCTTGGATCTCATCAAGTTATTGGCTGCAGGTCCGGCTTATCCTCTCACCTTTACTGAATCTGTACTCCCTTGCTGCAAATTGTGGAGATGCAAGTCTTTCTTTGGCATTCAATATGCTTGCTAGTCTAGTTGGTACAATGGACCGGCTGGCTGTGGGAACTTACCATTCAAAAATATATGAACATTGTTTAGCAGCTCTTGATCTCCGCCACCAACACCCTGACTCTTTGAAGAATATAAATATGGTGGAACAAAGTATTATTAATGCCATAATCTCTCTCACCATGAAGCTTACAGAGGGCACTTTTAGGCCACTTTTTCTTCACACTTTGGAATGGGCTGAGTCTGAAGTTGAGTCCTCATCAAAGAAAAGTTTGGACCGTGCAATTGTTTTCTACAAATTGGTTAACAACCTTGCTGAAAAACACAGGTACCTTTATAACTGCATCAAATACTGTATCCTAAGTTGATTTCACCTTTCTTTAACTCAGTATCGACGCTATTGGTCTGTTGTATTAAGCTCATCATTATTAACAACCCCAACTAAAGCATGCTTTTGTCAACTACCAGCTTCCATATATTTTCTGTCCCTTGATTATTTAATTTGTCTGTTAAGGTCCCTGTTCACACCTTACTTCAAATATCTTCTTGAGGGATCTATACAGTATCTCTCTGAAGATGATGCTTTGGCTGGttcaaagcaaaagaagaagaagaagaagaccaaACTTGAAGATGTTCAAGTTGAACAGAAGGATAAATTATTGGGGTTAAAACTGTGGGATTTAAGAGCTCTAGTTTTGAAATCCTTACACAAATGTTTCCTCTATGATAATGACCAGAAGATCCTTGATTCCTCTAATTTTCAGGTTAGTTGGTTCATAGTACAAGTGTTTCCTATTTTGTTGTTGTCATGCTTTTGTAAGccacagaaaaaaaaagtgcaTGACAGTGACCTCTCATGTTCTGCTATCATCATTCTTTTTTCCTATGATATTAACACCATCTGCCTTCAACCCATGCAGTTTTCCCAGTGATATGTCTGcattttaatatatttttggTGTTTGCAGGTTCTTCTGAAACCTATTGTCTCCCAGTTTGTTGTGGAACCACCAGAATCTATTGAATCAGTTCCTGATGCTCCATCAATTGAAGAAGTAGATGACACTATTATTTTGTGCTTGGGCCAAATGGCAGTCACTGCACGGTCAGATGTTCTTTGGAAGCCTCTTAACCATGAGGTGGGTATCTCTTTTATGGTTTTCAGTTTTTTAGCCTAATAATTTAGTGATATATACCTGCATTGAAGTAATTTCGTAGCTCACAGGATTTAGGTTACCCAAATATAAAGAAATAGTAAAGACAACTATGAACAAGAGTGTACAAGATTTATCGTTCACTTCCTCAGTCTTACAACTTTCTCATAAAATTGCAGGTTCTGATGCAGACCAGAAGTGATAAAGTTCGCCCCAAAATGCTGGGCCTGAAGGTTATCAGGTACATGGTCCAACATCTGAAGGAGGAGTATGTCGTTCTCTTACCAGAGACCATCCCGTTCCTCGGCGAATTGCTCGAGGATGTGGAGCTTCCTGTCAAGACACTGTCGCAGGAGATCTTGAAAGAGATGGAAACTCTCAGCGGTGAAAGCCTCAGGCAATACCTGTGACTCTGTGAGAGAAGCCTGGTTACTCATCGGGATCAGCATGAGAGAAGCTACTGCGATATGATGTTTTATTGAGAATTTTGATAGAACAAAAGTGTAATATATGGAGGATTAGCTAAAAGTTGTCGGGTAGGTGGACCCCAATAAGATACTGTAGATCCACCCCTGCTTGAGAGGAGGATttatggccttgtttggttcatgCCGGTAAACTTTAGCACATAtcatatcgaatatttagacacatgaaatattaaatatagactatttacgaaactaaaaacacaactagagaataatttacgaaacgaatcttttgaacctaattagtccacaattagacaataattatcaaagaaaacaaaaaatgctataatactccctccatctcaaattgtaaatcgtttgatttttttttaccccaagtttgaccactcgttttattcaaaaaatttatacaaatatagtcaaatttaagtcattcttgaagaacttttattaataaactaatacacaacaaaaaaaaagtgatattttatacaaaactttgaatagaatgagtggtcaaacttgatattaaaaaagtcaaacgacttataatttggaatggattgagtatatattaaactttaacacctccaACTGAGAGAACTAAACATCTCAGTCCCGACCTTGCTATTAAACAAAGCAAGAATCCTGGGGAATGGA from Sorghum bicolor cultivar BTx623 chromosome 3, Sorghum_bicolor_NCBIv3, whole genome shotgun sequence encodes the following:
- the LOC8075108 gene encoding uncharacterized protein At3g06530 isoform X1, with amino-acid sequence MSSIASQLKAIKSALGAAPEPARRPVTRPSVLFDAKEAADIDLRAILPIALSGLEHLTSIDERFARYSNTLFRETSLEVNREQLTPKENDNLNKSISTYLRLLAGYLHLPSALKTLEYLIRRYLVHVYNSDELLLSALPYHDTHAFVRIVQLVNLGNSKWAFLGGVKSSGAPPPRGVLVQQCIRDKAVLETLCSYVTPTKEFSHSRTVVCFCTAVIVECLGAVPKLDTDVVQRVLGFVFDSLNPALTRDQEYKAGALMIVGVLGTRATLASKLVQNLIFFVARSAQHDASESVDLPWLRVSVMALISLVQSQSVHDFPKKPLMILKEIRDFSGILSVLSSEYNIERFIRLYVESLIDYSISDGSCHTHLIETIETLPVKNFIESIVCKVLRNCIKVSQATGNPDINHTELWAKKIFSAIERKYPLELRDAIRKFLENSEINSSGGDSMSEVFGIVFDESKNLPTEISDSNIWFSLDHPKAAVRQSALSKVATSGIFNNSTLNPQKFINMQDAILRSLYDDDLSVVQAALSIEGLAAVANPDSLLKAYDGMLTKCIKIINKGGSKASKASDVAVSCLEKLIMEYQPHHLEYAKDIATLVFPLLIVHPKTLRVNLKALELVKKIQWEFYTSSSLIYDGVNLDKMKNMSADSIASINMKNIKAFAETFLADPNKHVKWLANSGSGSRFSKTLFLLIVLQAIVSTEVLDKQVNLCHACLPFLKDEWHNIQPKDSGVGDEISIDNLEMCSLELVKHFFNRDTDALNVRILVCIFWGILRVQSSCFKQNPVVGGGGNTILDDLFLFFIVSPSKHIFQKHLQYLVVNCIGAPFQFISKYFLDEDLSERVQVESLLVLASICSKCASSESNSLDESICMQLLLGFPSIILPLAHDNKDIRSSAIKCIEGLSLVWQRLSTSIPKNGNNIKLPQCLSSPTFGSFLDLLVNQKTMISSDAKFLPAYISSMLSPCNDMLVPENLHERFDEHTKDTILTFILRSALKLPPYGKFMVLSVLKGVGSILFHAEDVKSLFFDLLDCRDQYQNQHNCKQILSTHEMHTLCLLLEVLITMPDHANIGFNMFEPLMKALKVDAPSAGDPVVVMPCLTVLQNLQPGFFDNLKTDTKEKVVGRLISLVRTESLEVRNAARDALLRINVHSSTLVKFIELILALDGARGHSKRIKRNEDRNLDMFCSFEEIFGENSVASILVSLLDILFLKKDVKQRSCLLQPLFQILSKLLSDQWVSVIVSQYNNQQDTSSEIPDLSSFVKDVQHLILLALKDITDTLQSGHNDAMFSSSNVGLLIDCVRSISDVGTRNHCFSLIASLGKACPQLVSESIVDLFVAIGDAIKQDDSHSQRVLEDLLSVLVPCWLSRTTSIEKLLQIFIKALADVPEHRRLTLMVYLLRTLGKENSLSTVIMHLLHSLVERISHSFSEHYGSDCRLAMSQEWEYGLAVNVTDQFSYKLWFPCLSKLLKDIRVHEKQDLHLMLHLAMRLILFKLQDTELIFELDSEEAANFIQGSLGALMEEVVLCGVYARDKKRDVSSDITKEVRDFANTILKTITGWMSVSTYLTGITRLLDHSDSHVKRKTLGMLSEMARGNSLVQKNQRKARKLKHISGTTAIKVDKSSGPYFSKLCLKILELIDKDGDSDTSVKIAAISSLETLAKEYPSDNPVYSNCLATIIDQIGSDEAAVSSALIHTVGSLINVVGSKALPQLPLIMKNIMLISHQISCCPSGNYAHGSTRTAAELSNQDIAVLLSALTTIEVIVEKLGEFVNPYLKEILDLVVLHPECSTQMLPKLDAKAAHVRDLLTVKVPVRLILSPLLNLYSLAANCGDASLSLAFNMLASLVGTMDRLAVGTYHSKIYEHCLAALDLRHQHPDSLKNINMVEQSIINAIISLTMKLTEGTFRPLFLHTLEWAESEVESSSKKSLDRAIVFYKLVNNLAEKHRSLFTPYFKYLLEGSIQYLSEDDALAGSKQKKKKKKTKLEDVQVEQKDKLLGLKLWDLRALVLKSLHKCFLYDNDQKILDSSNFQVLLKPIVSQFVVEPPESIESVPDAPSIEEVDDTIILCLGQMAVTARSDVLWKPLNHEVLMQTRSDKVRPKMLGLKVIRYMVQHLKEEYVVLLPETIPFLGELLEDVELPVKTLSQEILKEMETLSGESLRQYL
- the LOC8075108 gene encoding uncharacterized protein At3g06530 isoform X2, encoding MSSIASQLKAIKSALGAAPEPARRPVTRPSVLFDAKEAADIDLRAILPIALSGLEHLTSIDERFARYSNTLFRETSLEVNREQLTPKENDNLNKSISTYLRLLAGYLHLPSALKTLEYLIRRYLVHVYNSDELLLSALPYHDTHAFVRIVQLVNLGNSKWAFLGGVKSSGAPPPRGVLVQQCIRDKAVLETLCSYVTPTKEFSHSRTVVCFCTAVIVECLGAVPKLDTDVVQRVLGFVFDSLNPALTRDQEYKAGALMIVGVLGTRATLASKLVQNLIFFVARSAQHDASESVDLPWLRVSVMALISLVQSQSVHDFPKKPLMILKEIRDFSGILSVLSSEYNIERFIRLYVESLIDYSISDGSCHTHLIETIETLPVKNFIESIVCKVLRNCIKVSQATGNPDINHTELWAKKIFSAIERKYPLELRDAIRKFLENSEINSSGGDSMSEVFGIVFDESKNLPTEISDSNIWFSLDHPKAAVRQSALSKVATSGIFNNSTLNPQKFINMQDAILRSLYDDDLSVVQAALSIEGLAAVANPDSLLKAYDGMLTKCIKIINKGGSKASKASDVAVSCLEKLIMEYQPHHLEYAKDIATLVFPLLIVHPKTLRVNLKALELVKKIQWEFYTSSSLIYDGVNLDKMKNMSADSIASINMKNIKAFAETFLADPNKHVKWLANSGSGSRFSKTLFLLIVLQAIVSTEVLDKQVNLCHACLPFLKDEWHNIQPKDSGVGDEISIDNLEMCSLELVKHFFNRDTDALNVRILVCIFWGILRVQSSCFKQNPVVGGGGNTILDDLFLFFIVSPSKHIFQKHLQYLVVNCIGAPFQFISKYFLDEVYVDLSERVQVESLLVLASICSKCASSESNSLDESICMQLLLGFPSIILPLAHDNKDIRSSAIKCIEGLSLVWQRLSTSIPKNGNNIKLPQCLSSPTFGSFLDLLVNQKTMISSDAKFLPAYISSMLSPCNDMLVPENLHERFDEHTKDTILTFILRSALKLPPYGKFMVLSVLKGVGSILFHAEDVKSLFFDLLDCRDQYQNQHNCKQILSTHEMHTLCLLLEVLITMPDHANIGFNMFEPLMKALKVDAPSAGDPVVVMPCLTVLQNLQPGFFDNLKTDTKEKVVGRLISLVRTESLEVRNAARDALLRINVHSSTLVKFIELILALDGARGHSKRIKRNEDRNLDMFCSFEEIFGENSVASILVSLLDILFLKKDVKQRSCLLQPLFQILSKLLSDQWVSVIVSQYNNQQDTSSEIPDLSSFVKDVQHLILLALKDITDTLQSGHNDAMFSSSNVGLLIDCVRSISDVGTRNHCFSLIASLGKACPQLVSESIVDLFVAIGDAIKQDDSHSQRVLEDLLSVLVPCWLSRTTSIEKLLQIFIKALADVPEHRRLTLMVYLLRTLGKENSLSTVIMHLLHSLVERISHSFSEHYGSDCRLAMSQEWEYGLAVNVTDQFSYKLWFPCLSKLLKDIRVHEKQDLHLMLHLAMRLILFKLQDTELIFELDSEEAANFIQGSLGALMEEVVLCGVYARDKKRDVSSDITKEVRDFANTILKTITGWMSVSTYLTGITRLLDHSDSHVKRKTLGMLSEMARGNSLVQKNQRKARKLKHISGTTAIKVDKSSGPYFSKLCLKILELIDKDGDSDTSVKIAAISSLETLAKEYPSDNPVYSNCLATIIDQIGSDEAAVSSALIHTVGSLINVVGSKALPQLPLIMKNIMLISHQISCCPSGNYAHGSTRTAAELSNQDIAVLLSALTTIEVIVEKLGEFVNPYLKEILDLVVLHPECSTQMLPKLDAKAAHVRDLLTVKVPVRLILSPLLNLYSLAANCGDASLSLAFNMLASLVGTMDRLAVGTYHSKIYEHCLAALDLRHQHPDSLKNINMVEQSIINAIISLTMKLTEGTFRPLFLHTLEWAESEVESSSKKSLDRAIVFYKLVNNLAEKHRSLFTPYFKYLLEGSIQYLSEDDALAGSKQKKKKKKTKLEDVQVEQKDKLLGLKLWDLRALVLKSLHKCFLYDNDQKILDSSNFQVLLKPIVSQFVVEPPESIESVPDAPSIEEVDDTIILCLGQMAVTARSDVLWKPLNHEVLMQTRSDKVRPKMLGLKVIRYMVQHLKEEYVVLLPETIPFLGELLEDVELPVKTLSQEILKEMETLSGESLRQYL